The Corylus avellana chromosome ca8, CavTom2PMs-1.0 genome has a segment encoding these proteins:
- the LOC132190344 gene encoding EG45-like domain containing protein isoform X4 — MSKPNLLSQCLFLLLLAHICHVSHADVGTAARYRPPYLPTACFGSDADQFPSSNLFGAAGEGIWDNGAACGRQYLVRCISARVPRTCIPGQIIQIRIVDRALSSVSRPSRDDTTIVLSTTAFGTIANPSAPFINVEFLQV; from the exons ATGTCTAAGCCCAATCTTCTGTCTCAATGCCTATTTCTATTGCTCCTAGCACACATCTGCCATGTCTCCCATGCTGATGTTGGCACAGCTGCCCGCTACAGACCCCCATATTTGC CCACGGCGTGTTTCGGAAGCGATGCCGACCAATTCCCATCGAGCAACCTGTTTGGGGCGGCTGGCGAGGGGATATGGGACAACGGTGCCGCCTGCGGGAGACAGTATTTGGTGCGATGCATAAGCGCGCGTGTTCCTCGGACTTGCATTCCAGGGCAAATCATTCAAATAAGGATCGTTGATCGTGCACTTTCTTCGGTTTCTAGGCCTTCCAGGGATGATACTACCATTGTTCTTTCTACAACTGCTTTTGGGACAATTGCCAACCCTTCTGCTCCTTTCATTAACGTCGAATTCTTACA GGTTTGA
- the LOC132190344 gene encoding EG45-like domain containing protein isoform X1 — protein MILLFPSSSFVGLPRGSQNTKGMSKPNLLSQCLFLLLLAHICHVSHADVGTAARYRPPYLPTACFGSDADQFPSSNLFGAAGEGIWDNGAACGRQYLVRCISARVPRTCIPGQIIQIRIVDRALSSVSRPSRDDTTIVLSTTAFGTIANPSAPFINVEFLQV, from the exons ATGATCCTATTATTCCCAAGCTCATCTTTTGTTGGTCTTCCCCGAGGGTCACAAAACAccaagg GAATGTCTAAGCCCAATCTTCTGTCTCAATGCCTATTTCTATTGCTCCTAGCACACATCTGCCATGTCTCCCATGCTGATGTTGGCACAGCTGCCCGCTACAGACCCCCATATTTGC CCACGGCGTGTTTCGGAAGCGATGCCGACCAATTCCCATCGAGCAACCTGTTTGGGGCGGCTGGCGAGGGGATATGGGACAACGGTGCCGCCTGCGGGAGACAGTATTTGGTGCGATGCATAAGCGCGCGTGTTCCTCGGACTTGCATTCCAGGGCAAATCATTCAAATAAGGATCGTTGATCGTGCACTTTCTTCGGTTTCTAGGCCTTCCAGGGATGATACTACCATTGTTCTTTCTACAACTGCTTTTGGGACAATTGCCAACCCTTCTGCTCCTTTCATTAACGTCGAATTCTTACA GGTTTGA